The Palaemon carinicauda isolate YSFRI2023 chromosome 20, ASM3689809v2, whole genome shotgun sequence DNA segment TGAAGGATCTAAAGCAgagtaaaaatttatataataacagAATTAAATTGCTGGAATAGACGTGTTTTCGATTTATTGATAGCAGACTTAACTGGCATAGAGCTACTCCATTGGGGGAGGTGTTTAGCGCTGTCAGTACACCCTTCACGGTGCAATGTAGGTATTACTAAGATCTGTTTAGTACTCATATGCCTATGGGCACGCCCATTTCTAAGCCATCTACCTAACATGTCTTCAATTTTCCTTTGTAAAGTTACTTCATGAGGAAAATCTGGGTGTTTTCCTTAGTAAATCATTTTTCTTACAGCAAATTTGGGTTTTTTccttagcaaatatttttttttacagcaaatctgGGTTTTTTCCTTAGCAAATCATTTTTTACAGCAAATCTGGGTTTTTTCCTTAGTAAATCATTTTTTACAGCAAATCTGGGTTTTTTCCTtagcaaatcatttttttttacagcaaatctgGGTTTTTTTTTCCTTAGCAAATCATTTTTTTACAGCAAATCTGGGTTTTTTCCTGAGCAAATCATTTATTTTACAGCAAATCTGGGTTTTTTCCTTAGCAAATCATTATTTAACACCAAATCTTGGTTTTTTTTCCTCCAGCAAATCTGGGGTTTTCCCCCCAGCAAGTCTGCGATTCTTCTCTAACAAATCTGAAGTTTTCTCTCAACAAATTTGTTTTCGACCAACAAAATCTGGGATTTTCCTCCAGCAAACCTGGGTTTTCCCTCAACAAATCTGGTTTTTTCCTCCAGAAAATCTGGGTTTTCCCCCAACAAATCTGGGTTTTTCCTCCAGCAAATCTGGGTTTTCCCCCAACAAATCTGTGTTTTTCCTCCAGCAAATCTGGGTTATCCCCCAACAAATCTGGGTTTTTCCTCCAGCAAATCTGGGTTTTTCCTCCAGCAAATATGGGTTATCCCCCAACAAATCTGGGTTTTTCCTCCAGCAAAAATGGGTTATCCCCCAACAAATCTGGGTTTTTCCTCCAGCAAAAATGGGTTATCTCCCAACAAATCTGGGTTTTTCCTCCAGCAAAAATGGGTTATCCCCCAACAAATCTGGGTTTTTCCTCCAGCAAAAATGGGTTATCCCCCAACAAATCTGGTTTTTCCTCAGCAAAAATGGGTTATCTCCCAACAAATCTGGGTTTTTCCTCCAGCAAAAATGGGTTATCCCCCAACAAATCTAGATTTTCCCCAACAAATCTGGGTTTTCGCCCAACAAATCTGGTTTTTTCCTCCAGCAATTCTGGGTTTTCACCCAACAAATTTAGATTTTCCCCTCAACAAATCTGGGGTTTCTCCCAACAAATCTGGGTTTTTCCTCCAGCAATTCTGGGTTTCCCCCAACAAATTTAGATTTTTCCCCCAACAAATCTGGGTTTTCCCTCAACAAATCTGGGTTTTCCCCCAACAAATCTGGGATTTTCCTCCAGCAAATCTGGGTTCTCCCCCAAACAAATCTAGGTTTTTCCTCCAGCAAATCTGGGTTTTCCCCTAACAAATCTGGGTTTTTCTTCCAGCAATTCTGAGTTTTTCCCCAACAAATCTAGATTTTCCCCCAAGAAATCTGGGGTTTCCCTCTAGCAAATCTTTATTTTCCCCCCAACAAATCTAGGTTTTCCTCATCATATCTGAGTTTCCCCCACCAAATCTGAGTTTTTCCTCCAGTAAATCTAGGTTTTCCCCCAACAAATCTAGGTTTTTCCTCTAGCATATCTGGGTTTTCCCCCGAACGAATCTAGGTTTTTCCTCTAGCAAATCTTGGTTTTCTTCAGCAAATCTGAGTTTTTCCTCCAGCAAATCTTGGTTTTCTTCAACAAATCTGAGTTTTTCCTCCATCAAATCTGGTTTTCTTCAACAAATCTGAGTTTTTCCTCCATCAAATCTTGGTTTTCTTCAACAAATCTGAGTTTTTCCTCCATCAAATCTTGGTTTTCTTCAACAAATCTGAGTTTTTCCTCCAGCAAATCTTGGTTTTCTTCAACAAATCTGAGTTTTTCCTCCATCAAATCTTGGTTTTCTTCAACAAATCTGAGTTTTTCCTCCAGCAAATCTTGGTTTTCTTCAACAAATCTGAGTTTTTCCTCCAGCAAATCTTGGTTTTCTTCAACAAATCTGAGTTTTTCCTCCAGCAAATCTTGGTTTTCTTCAACAAATCTGAGTTTTTCCTCCAGCAAATCTTGGTTTTCTTCAACAAATCTGAGTTTTTCCTCCATCAAATCTTGGTTTTCTTCAACAAATCTGAGTTTTTCCTCCAGCAAATCTTGGTTTTCTTCAACAAATCTGAGTTTTTCCTCCAGCAAATCTTGGTTTTCTTCAACAAATCTGAGTTTTTCCTCCAGCAAATCTTGGTTTTCTTCAACAAATctgagttccccccccccccatatcaatGGTTTTTCACCCGtaacacatcaacaacaacaacaacaaacaaatgcagccgtttccaacccactgcaggacaaaggtctcagatatatcCTAACtcatgtctagggtttagccagttttcatcaccaccctagccactacggattggtgaagggggaagactttagtctgatcgctcacagcaaacctacctagtatgggtggccctgactagtgcaaatttgctgatcatggtgatatgcaaaccctctAACTTTATGTGAATACATTCTATATGGatatttgattttatatgaatAACTAATGTAGTACTGTATTTGAATAAAGGTCTCCGTAAAttattaaaaatacaattttttaagGATCTGAATATTAAAGNNNNNNNNNNNNNNNNNNNNNNNNNNNNNNNNNNNNNNNNNNNNNNNNNNNNNNNNNNNNNNNNNNNNNNNNNNNNNNNNNNNNNNNNNNNNNNNNNNNNNNNNNNNNNNNNNNNNNNNNNNNNNNNNNNNNNNNNNNNNNNNNNNNNNNNNNNNNNNNNNNNNNNNNNNNNNNNNNNNNNNNNNNNNNNNNNNNNNNNNNNNNNNNNNNNNNNNNNNNNNNNNNNNNNNNNNNNNNNNNNNNNNNNNNNNNNNNNNNNNNNNNNNNNNNNNNNNNNNNNNNNNNNNNNNNNNNNNNNNNNNNNNNNNNNNNNNNNNNNNNNNNNNNNNNNNNNNNNNNNNNNNNNNNNNNNNNNNNNNNNNNNNNNNNNNNNNNNNNNNNNNNNNNNNNNNNNNNNNNNNNNNNNNNNNNNNNNNNNNNNNNNNNNNNNNNNNNNNNNNNNNNNNNNNNNNNNNNNNNNNNNNNNNNNNNNNNNNNNNNNNNNNNNNNNNNNNNNNNNNTTCAGGACAAGAAGCCCTTGTTTATAGCCAAATTTCAGGACAAGAAGCCCTCCCTTATAACCAAATTTCAGGACAAGAAGCCCTCCTTTATAGCCAAATTTCAGGACAAGAAGCCCTCCTTTATAGCCAAATTTCAGGACAAGAAGCCCTCCTTTATAACCAAATTTCAGGACAAGAAGGTCTTCTTTATAGCCAAATTTCAGGAAAAGAAGCCCTCCCTTATAACCAAATTTCAGGACAAGAAGCCCTCCTTTATAGCCAAATTTGAGGACAAGAAGCCCTTGTTTATAGCCAAATTTCAGAACAAGAAGCCCTCCCTTATAACCAAATTTCAGGACAAGAAGCCATCCTTCATAGCCAAATTTCAGGACAAGAAGCCCTTGTTTATAGCCAAATTTCAGGACAAGAAGCCCTCCTTTATAGCCAAATTTCAGGACAAGAAGCCCTCCTTTATAGCCAAATTTCAGGACAAGAAGCCCTCCTTTATAACCAAATTTCAGGACAAGAAGGTCTTCTTTATAGCCAAATTTCAGGAAAAGAAGCCCTCCCTTATAACCAAATTTCAGGACAAGAAGCCCTCCTTTATAGCCAAATTTGAGGACAAGAAGCCCTTGTTTATAGCCAAATTTCAGAACAAGAAGCCCTCCCTTATAGCCAAATTTCAGGACAAGAAGCCATCCTTCATAGCCAAATTTCAGGACAAGAAGCCCTTGTTTATAGCCAAATTTAAGGACAAGAAGCCCTCCTTTATAGCCAAATTTCAGGACAAGAAGCCCTCCTTTATAGCCAAATTTCAGGACAAGAAGCCCTCCTTTATAACCAAATTTCAGGACAAGAAGGTCTTCTTTATAGCCAAATTTCAGGAAAAGAAGCCCTCCCTTATAACCAAATTTCAGGACAAGAAGCCCTCCTTTATAGCCAAATTTGAGGACAAGAAGCCCTTGTTTATAGCCAAATTTCAGAACAAGAAGCCCTCCCTTATAACCAAATTTCAGGACAAGAAGCCATCCTTCATAGCCAAATTTCAGGACAAGAAGCCCTTGTTTATAGCCAAATTTCAGGACAAGAAGCCCTCCTTTATAGCCAAATTTCAGGACAAGAAGCCCTCCTTTATAGCCAAATTTCAGGACAAGAAGCCCTCCTTTATAACCAAATTTCAGGACAAGAAGGTCTTCTTTATAGCCAAATTTCAGGAAAAGAAGCCCTCCCTTATAACCAAATTTCAGGACAAGAAGCCCTCCTTTATAGCCAAATTTGAGGACAAGAAGCCCTTGTTTATAGCCAAATTTCAGAACAAGAAGCCCTCCCTTATAACCAAATTTCAGGACAAGAAGCCATCCTTCATAGCCAAATTTCAGGACAAGAAGCCCTTGTTTATAGCCAAATTTCAGGACAAGAAGCCCTCCTTTATAACCAAATTTCAGGACAAGAAGCCCTTCTTTATAGCCAAATTTCAGGACAAGAAGCCCTCCCTTATAACCAAATTTCAGGACAAGAAGCTTTCCTTTATATTAAGGCAAATTTCAGGACAGAAAACCTTCCTTTATAGCCAATTTTCAGGACAAGAAGTCCTCCTTTATAGCCAAATTTCAGGACAATAAGCCCTCATTTATAGCCAAATTTCGGGACAAGAAGCCCTCCTTTATAGCCAAATTTCGAGACAAGAAACACTCCTTTATAGCCAAATTTCATCCCTGAATTGATATAAAATTCCATAATACCAAAGAGGCACAGGTCTTGACCAATCAGTCGTCTCCCATAAGATAAAATGCTGATTCTTCCCAAATGTAGTTTCCTAACTACCATTAACAACGGCAGAAAAATCACTGATGGATAATAAAAAGGGTCCCGCTTTAATTTTATGGATGAGAGGAGTATCCGTAAACTTTTAATGCGACCGTCGCTAACAACGTGTATATTGTCCTTCTCTCCCTTCAGGGAATTATTCTTCTCTCATTTTTATCTTCTTTATCCTTATCTCAAATGGCCGTTCGTCCTATAAACGattaaaggtttcaaggtttaaaggtcgctcatgaatggcagaggcaagggagagtgacattgccctagcaagcaggacaatgccctagagattgaccatattttatatgatcagcgctcaagccccctctccacccaagctagggccagggagggccaggaaaatggctgctgatgattcaacagatagacctataggctcccccaaaccccccaaccttagctcacaaggatggtaaggttgcaaacactaatggcccTAACGAGactgagcgcgactcgaacccccgactggcaaacaccaggcagagacgttaccaatcaggccacagcaacccataaaATTTAGCCTTATACTTATCTTTTTAATCATtccttcagtggctactttcctcttggtaagggtagaagagactacttagctatggtgagcagctctttctaggacactaaaatcaaaccattgttctctggtcttgggaagtgccatagcttctgtaccatggccttccactctcttagattagagttctcttacttgaggatacactagggcaagctgttctatcttatttttcttcctcttgttttgttaaagtttttatagtttatatatgaaatatctaattcaataatgttactgttcttaacatattttattttcatgttaattacttctcttatagtttaattatatccttgtttcctttccttactgggctatttttcctctgttggagcccttgggcttataacatcttgcttttccaactagggttatagtttaccttgtagtagtagtagtagtagtagtaataataataataataataataataataataataataataataataataataatatcaaatgattCTACATATTCGGCTTCACATCAGACAATGAGTGTCCAAAATCATAACTTCAACAACGTATGATATAACTGGTGCATCATTATCTGAAGCAATCCATGGAAAGATTATTTCcatattgaaaacaaatattagTTACTCCTCATTTGGCATTATCAAATATTCATATTTCTAGAAGTAATTCCTTTTAATATTTCGTTTCTAATTTGGAGAAAATTtcgtaaaaacaatgaaaattttatttccgTGAAATCTTGCTATCATAAAGTGTTTATTTTCACAATGATCATTTGTACTCTTACATACACTGACCCTCTTTACTCTTGGATACATTAACCTATTTCACCGTTTTTTATACCCTTAAATACATTGACCTTTTATACTCCTAAAAAGATTGACTTTTGTACCCTTAAACACATTGATATTTTAGCATTAAATACATTGACGTTTTTACCCTTAGATACATTGATCTTATTACCCTTAATTTCATTGGCCCTTTCCCTTAAATACACTGACCATTTTACCCTTAATTTCATTGATCTTTTCCCTTAAATACATTGACCCTTTTACCCTTAATTTCATTGACCCTTTCCCTTAATTACATTGACCCTTTCCCTTAATTGCATTGACCCTTTTACCCTTAATTTCATTGACCATTTCCCTTAAATACATTGACCCTTTTATCCTTAATTTCATTGACCCTTTCTCTTAAATACATTGACCATTCTACCCTTAATTTCATTTACCCTTTCTCTTAAATGCATTGACCCTTCTACCCTTAATTTCATTGACCCCTTCCCTTAATTACATTGACCCTTTTACCCTTAATTTAACTGACCCTTTCCCTTAAATACATTGACCCTTTTACCCTTAATTTCACCTTAAATTTCATTGACCATTTCCCTTAAATACATTGACCCTTTTATCCTTAATTTCATTGACCCTTTCTCTTAAATACATTGACCCTTTTACCCTTAATTTCATTGACCCTTTTACCCTTAATTTCATTGACCCTTTCCCTTAAAAACA contains these protein-coding regions:
- the LOC137659683 gene encoding putative golgin subfamily A member 6-like protein 3, producing the protein MEEKLRFVEENQDLLEEKLRFVEENQDLLEEKLRFVEENQDLLEEKLRFVEENQDLLEEKLRFVEENQDLMEEKLRFVEENQDLLEEKLRFVEENQDLMEEKLRFVEENQDLMEEKLRFVEENQI
- the LOC137659684 gene encoding uncharacterized protein; translation: MSRDKKPLFIAKFQDKKPSLITKFQDKKPSFIAKFQDKKPSFIAKFQDKKPSFITKFQDKKVFFIAKFQEKKPSLITKFQDKKPSFIAKFEDKKPLFIAKFQNKKPSLITKFQDKKPSFIAKFQDKKPLFIAKFQDKKPSFIAKFQDKKPSFIAKFQDKKPSFITKFQDKKVFFIAKFQEKKPSLITKFQDKKPSFIAKFEDKKPLFIAKFQNKKPSLIAKFQDKKPSFIAKFQDKKPLFIAKFKDKKPSFIAKFQDKKPSFIAKFQDKKPSFITKFQDKKVFFIAKFQEKKPSLITKFQDKKPSFIAKFEDKKPLFIAKFQNKKPSLITKFQDKKPSFIAKFQDKKPLFIAKFQDKKPSFIAKFQDKKPSFIAKFQDKKPSFITKFQDKKVFFIAKFQEKKPSLITKFQDKKPSFIAKFEDKKPLFIAKFQNKKPSLITKFQDKKPSFIAKFQDKKPLFIAKFQDKKPSFITKFQDKKPFFIAKFQDKKPSLITKFQDKKLSFILRNNDQNKSVNLHQIFVHLRRHLNHSSYEFAFDIPNVLHECFIRMFYTNEL